In Ghiorsea bivora, a genomic segment contains:
- a CDS encoding Rid family detoxifying hydrolase: protein MTQLQTVHTKDAPKAVGAYSQAVKHQGMLYTSGQIGLDPTSGHMVADDVVNQTKQVVANLTAVIEAAGGQLNQIVKVTIFLENMDDFPKVNQIYADWLGEHRPARSTVAVAALPLAAKVEMDCVVAIG from the coding sequence ATGACGCAATTGCAAACTGTACACACCAAAGATGCACCCAAAGCAGTGGGTGCTTATAGTCAAGCCGTTAAACATCAAGGTATGCTCTATACATCAGGACAAATTGGGCTTGACCCAACATCAGGGCATATGGTTGCCGATGATGTGGTAAACCAAACCAAGCAGGTTGTAGCGAATTTAACGGCTGTGATTGAAGCTGCGGGTGGTCAGTTAAATCAAATTGTTAAAGTCACCATTTTCCTTGAAAACATGGATGATTTTCCCAAAGTGAATCAAATTTATGCAGACTGGCTCGGTGAACATAGACCTGCGCGCTCTACAGTTGCTGTAGCTGCATTGCCATTGGCTGCCAAAGTTGAGATGGACTGTGTTGTGGCTATTGGATAA
- a CDS encoding spermidine synthase produces MSEYTLLDTSTEHGLTMRIFQSGDEFSIRVDSEDSELMNNEFHYSEDALAELACEPIRHRKNAHVLVGGLGMGFTLASTLKHTNADATVSVSELMAAVVRWNQLYLGKGAGYPMKDKRARIINQDVGKVMREHKDTFDAIMLDVDNGPNGYTRDSNDSLYGLAGLTNAHEALKSGGVLTVWSAAPDIEFTQRMMKVGFEVEQKLVKSHPEQTHGARHTIWIGTRY; encoded by the coding sequence ATGAGCGAATATACTTTACTTGATACTTCTACCGAACATGGTTTAACCATGCGTATATTTCAGAGTGGGGATGAGTTTTCCATTCGGGTGGACAGCGAAGATAGCGAGCTGATGAACAATGAATTTCACTATTCAGAGGATGCGTTGGCGGAACTTGCTTGTGAGCCGATTCGGCATAGAAAGAATGCACATGTGTTGGTCGGTGGTTTGGGTATGGGGTTTACGCTTGCTTCGACATTAAAACATACAAACGCTGATGCCACGGTGTCTGTGAGCGAACTGATGGCTGCAGTGGTGCGTTGGAACCAGCTTTATCTTGGCAAAGGTGCTGGTTATCCCATGAAAGATAAACGAGCGCGCATTATCAATCAGGATGTAGGCAAGGTGATGCGAGAGCATAAAGACACCTTTGATGCGATTATGCTTGATGTGGATAATGGCCCTAATGGTTATACACGCGATAGCAATGATTCCTTGTATGGGCTTGCTGGGCTGACCAATGCCCATGAAGCGTTGAAAAGCGGAGGTGTGCTCACGGTGTGGTCTGCTGCACCTGATATAGAGTTTACGCAACGTATGATGAAGGTTGGCTTTGAAGTGGAGCAGAAGCTTGTGAAAAGTCATCCCGAACAAACGCATGGGGCAAGGCATACGATTTGGATTGGTACACGCTACTAA
- a CDS encoding type II toxin-antitoxin system VapC family toxin gives MSYLLDTNVLSELVRPKPSESVLAWFADVPDESLFISALTIGEIRKGVEGVPDARRKEKLRVWLEHELPEWFGKRVLSIDVHVAERWGRLQAQAKRPVPAIDSLLAATALHHELRMVTRNENDFDYQGLEVINPWES, from the coding sequence GTGAGTTATTTGCTGGATACCAATGTGTTATCCGAATTGGTTCGTCCCAAGCCAAGTGAGTCTGTGCTGGCATGGTTTGCGGATGTACCCGATGAAAGCCTATTTATCAGCGCATTGACCATTGGTGAAATTCGTAAGGGCGTAGAAGGCGTGCCTGATGCAAGGCGCAAGGAAAAGCTACGTGTTTGGTTGGAGCATGAGTTACCTGAATGGTTTGGTAAGCGGGTATTAAGTATTGATGTGCATGTAGCAGAGCGATGGGGAAGGCTACAAGCGCAAGCCAAGCGACCTGTACCAGCCATTGATAGCCTACTTGCAGCCACAGCACTGCATCATGAATTACGAATGGTGACACGAAATGAAAATGACTTTGACTATCAAGGACTTGAAGTGATTAATCCTTGGGAAAGTTAA
- a CDS encoding type II toxin-antitoxin system Phd/YefM family antitoxin, protein MTSWQLQDAKARLSEVIKSAVQEGPQEVTVRGKPSAVILSVEAYQAMKKQRPDFVSFMQQSPLQGEDMDLQRSESLTRDISL, encoded by the coding sequence ATGACAAGCTGGCAATTACAAGATGCAAAAGCGCGTTTGAGTGAAGTGATTAAATCTGCGGTTCAAGAAGGTCCACAAGAAGTGACGGTGCGCGGTAAACCTTCTGCCGTTATTCTCTCTGTAGAAGCATATCAAGCGATGAAAAAACAACGCCCCGATTTTGTTTCGTTTATGCAGCAGTCTCCATTGCAAGGTGAAGATATGGATCTGCAACGCTCTGAATCATTAACACGAGATATTTCACTGTGA
- a CDS encoding helix-turn-helix transcriptional regulator encodes MKRMVCPTHPGEILKEDVLPELGITVTKSANQLGVTRVALSCSMVKQVLALIWHCDWQHGWEAALSHG; translated from the coding sequence ATGAAACGAATGGTATGCCCCACACATCCCGGTGAAATCTTAAAAGAAGATGTATTGCCTGAATTGGGAATCACAGTCACCAAATCAGCGAATCAACTTGGCGTGACGCGCGTTGCCTTATCTTGTTCAATGGTAAAGCAGGTATTAGCCCTGATATGGCATTGCGATTGGCAACATGGTTGGGAAGCAGCCTTGAGTCATGGGTAA
- the rsgA gene encoding ribosome small subunit-dependent GTPase A — translation MSLSDIGLDSWFEEHAKAFCVESQSVARVVAVDRDRLVVHNGYEELSAELLGKFFYGAERATAFPCVGDWVCLEHHDAKTASAKPFASIHTVLPRKTLLKRKASGYDDEFQLLAANVDTALIVMACDYDFHVRKLERFLVLVNEGKVEPVLILTKTDLMHPEDIEDLLFDIEDAGIHIKTIQLSNKTGEGVDKVKALIQPKKTYCMIGSSGVGKSSLMNQLLGSEQFETQEVSANGEGRHTTVRRHLILLEQGGMLVDMPGVRELAIAEVSEGIEESFEDILELALSCRFSNCGHSNEPGCAIVAAIENDKLDIDHYDNYLKIQKESAHHKTTYPKERRKGKNASRLAESKTRNKKQRLTEAQLKEAKLKH, via the coding sequence GTGAGTTTAAGCGATATTGGATTAGATAGTTGGTTTGAAGAACATGCGAAGGCATTTTGTGTTGAATCGCAAAGTGTGGCGCGTGTCGTGGCTGTGGATAGAGATAGGCTTGTGGTGCACAATGGTTATGAAGAGTTATCTGCGGAATTATTAGGCAAGTTCTTTTATGGTGCAGAGCGGGCAACGGCGTTTCCGTGCGTGGGCGATTGGGTTTGTTTGGAGCATCATGATGCCAAAACAGCGTCCGCCAAACCATTTGCCAGTATTCATACCGTATTACCGCGCAAAACCCTGCTCAAACGCAAAGCATCGGGTTATGATGATGAGTTCCAACTGCTTGCTGCGAATGTCGATACGGCATTGATTGTGATGGCATGTGATTATGATTTTCATGTGCGTAAACTTGAGCGGTTTCTGGTGTTGGTAAACGAGGGCAAAGTTGAGCCTGTGCTGATTCTGACCAAAACCGATTTGATGCACCCTGAAGACATTGAAGATTTATTGTTTGATATTGAAGATGCTGGGATTCATATCAAAACCATTCAGTTGAGTAATAAAACGGGTGAAGGTGTGGATAAGGTTAAAGCACTGATTCAGCCCAAGAAAACATATTGTATGATTGGCTCATCAGGTGTGGGCAAAAGCTCGTTGATGAATCAACTGCTTGGCTCTGAACAATTTGAAACCCAAGAAGTCAGTGCCAACGGGGAAGGGCGGCATACCACAGTGCGTAGGCATTTGATATTGCTTGAACAGGGTGGGATGTTGGTGGATATGCCAGGTGTGCGCGAGCTTGCGATTGCTGAAGTCAGCGAAGGTATTGAAGAAAGCTTTGAGGATATTCTTGAGCTGGCGTTGTCGTGTCGATTTTCCAACTGTGGGCATAGCAATGAGCCAGGGTGCGCTATTGTGGCGGCGATTGAAAATGATAAGCTTGATATCGACCATTACGATAACTATTTGAAAATACAGAAGGAATCAGCGCATCATAAAACGACTTACCCCAAAGAGCGGCGCAAAGGTAAAAATGCCAGCCGCCTTGCTGAATCGAAAACACGCAACAAAAAACAACGCCTCACCGAAGCCCAACTCAAAGAAGCCAAACTCAAACATTAA
- a CDS encoding glycosyltransferase yields MEHIKLFQARHWEITFACAATKNQASNRLERLGIHTQEVALNCSSFDHFIADLKPDIVIFDRFMMEEQFGWRLANTCPNALRIIETIDLHCLREARHQALKANQPFTSSMLHNHIALREIAAIYRSDLSIIISDYEYDLLQSHFGIDKALLHLCPFMLGAPNPDTSPNFEQRQHFMTIGNFRHAPNWDAVLWLKEEIWPLIRKQLPQAELHIYGAYTPPKATALNNTKQGFFIKDRAENVQDVMQAARVCLAPLRFGAGIKTKLADAMMFGTPTVATNIGSEGMTGGLDWAGSIADDAQTFAHAAVALHENKTQWQQAQTHGFNIVNTWFNKEINQQNLLQRILNAQEHLESHRQKNFTGLMLNHHHHRSTEFMSRWIEAKNHSRPT; encoded by the coding sequence ATGGAGCATATCAAGCTATTTCAGGCGCGACATTGGGAGATCACCTTTGCTTGTGCAGCCACAAAAAACCAAGCTTCAAACAGACTAGAAAGGTTAGGCATCCATACCCAAGAAGTGGCATTAAATTGTAGTTCCTTTGACCATTTTATCGCTGACTTAAAACCTGACATCGTGATTTTTGACCGCTTTATGATGGAAGAGCAGTTTGGCTGGCGCCTTGCCAACACCTGCCCCAATGCCTTGCGCATCATTGAAACCATTGATTTACATTGCCTAAGAGAAGCCCGACACCAAGCCTTAAAAGCCAATCAGCCATTCACTTCTAGCATGTTACACAACCATATTGCATTGCGTGAAATTGCCGCCATATATCGCTCTGATTTATCTATTATTATATCCGATTATGAGTATGACTTATTACAATCTCACTTTGGCATAGATAAAGCTTTGCTGCACCTCTGCCCCTTTATGTTGGGTGCTCCAAACCCCGACACATCACCAAACTTTGAACAACGGCAACATTTTATGACCATTGGTAATTTTAGACATGCGCCCAATTGGGATGCTGTGCTTTGGCTCAAAGAAGAAATTTGGCCTTTGATTCGCAAGCAACTTCCCCAAGCCGAGCTACATATTTATGGTGCATACACCCCACCCAAAGCCACAGCCTTAAACAATACTAAACAAGGTTTTTTTATTAAAGACAGAGCCGAAAATGTGCAGGATGTCATGCAAGCAGCCCGTGTTTGCCTTGCCCCGCTCCGTTTTGGCGCTGGCATCAAAACCAAACTTGCCGATGCCATGATGTTTGGCACACCTACTGTGGCTACAAATATTGGTTCTGAGGGTATGACGGGTGGTTTGGATTGGGCTGGAAGCATCGCTGATGACGCACAAACCTTTGCCCATGCCGCCGTAGCTTTGCATGAAAACAAAACCCAATGGCAACAAGCCCAAACCCATGGCTTCAACATTGTGAACACATGGTTTAACAAGGAAATCAACCAACAAAACCTCTTACAACGTATTCTAAATGCTCAAGAGCATTTGGAGAGCCATCGCCAGAAGAATTTTACAGGTTTAATGCTTAACCATCATCACCACCGCAGCACAGAGTTTATGTCACGTTGGATTGAAGCAAAAAACCACTCACGCCCAACTTAA
- a CDS encoding sodium:proton antiporter, whose amino-acid sequence MLIESTPTTAFVIAVLIAVAAQLLAARLKFPPIIIWLIAGMALGTYGLDWIRADLLAGAMHTLIELGLAVILFEGGLNLNLKTLKEHGWTVGKLVIVGPVLTMLLGGSLVHFLIGMDWPISLLFGALVAVGGPTVITPIVRQVRLDREVSHILTSEAMLVDGVGAILAIVMLQIVLLPDPDMLHSFQEIMAKFVVGAFVGVIGGWLLGKGLKHNFAEGVELRVVVSLASSWGIFLLADQISSQAGLLAVLISGVVLQRMDIPDLQNLKHFKGSLSMLLISVLFVLLAANLNLYVMETWLWQGLLIFVALALVVRPLVVWLSSVGGHLNHRQMIFLAFMAPRGVVAAGVTSLFSLILWEAGNPHAETLLALVYIIIIISVFIYSFLARPMSHWLDVKGGSDRSVLIVGGGQVGAELGRLLSEDREVRFLDLNSEVVRNLKHAGFIAVQGNALDPLYMEVIHAEEIDTVIAMTGSSDHNLHIARLVQEKFHVSEVYVTLQEGDEKKHSSLIHQLQVRRLFAKPYTFSYWHDQAVRKRLVFDTQVVEPGSKLIGLKMSEVRIPHGVQPLAVVRNGQSHIIHDDLVLEEGDDIYALLRPERVKEGQTIFTVPTSAS is encoded by the coding sequence ATGTTGATTGAAAGTACGCCAACCACAGCTTTTGTGATTGCAGTATTAATTGCTGTGGCAGCACAGTTGCTCGCCGCACGTTTGAAGTTCCCACCCATTATTATTTGGTTGATTGCGGGCATGGCATTGGGTACCTATGGTTTGGACTGGATTCGTGCGGATTTGCTTGCCGGTGCGATGCATACGCTGATTGAACTTGGTTTGGCGGTGATTCTTTTTGAAGGTGGGCTTAATCTTAACCTAAAAACATTAAAAGAGCATGGTTGGACAGTGGGTAAACTGGTCATTGTAGGCCCTGTTTTAACCATGTTGTTGGGTGGTTCGTTGGTGCACTTCCTTATTGGTATGGATTGGCCCATATCTTTGTTATTTGGTGCTTTGGTTGCTGTTGGTGGTCCCACCGTGATTACACCCATTGTAAGGCAGGTACGCTTGGATAGGGAAGTGAGTCATATTCTAACCAGCGAAGCCATGTTGGTGGATGGTGTGGGTGCAATTTTGGCGATTGTGATGCTGCAAATTGTGCTTCTTCCTGACCCCGATATGTTGCATAGCTTTCAAGAAATCATGGCAAAATTTGTTGTGGGTGCTTTTGTCGGTGTGATTGGTGGCTGGTTGCTTGGTAAAGGACTCAAACATAACTTTGCTGAAGGTGTAGAATTACGCGTGGTGGTCAGTTTAGCCAGCTCTTGGGGTATCTTTCTCTTGGCAGATCAAATCAGTTCGCAAGCGGGTTTGTTGGCGGTGTTGATTTCAGGCGTGGTTTTGCAGCGTATGGACATACCCGACTTGCAAAACTTAAAACATTTTAAAGGTAGCTTATCTATGCTGCTTATCTCTGTGTTGTTTGTATTGCTGGCTGCAAATTTGAACCTTTATGTGATGGAAACTTGGTTATGGCAAGGTTTACTTATCTTTGTGGCATTGGCATTGGTTGTTCGTCCTTTGGTGGTGTGGTTATCATCCGTTGGTGGACATTTAAACCATAGGCAAATGATATTTCTTGCCTTTATGGCACCGCGTGGTGTTGTTGCAGCAGGTGTAACCTCTTTGTTTTCTCTGATTTTGTGGGAGGCAGGTAATCCACATGCGGAAACTTTATTAGCCCTTGTATACATCATCATTATTATCTCTGTGTTTATATATAGTTTTTTGGCCAGACCCATGAGTCACTGGTTGGATGTGAAAGGTGGTTCAGATCGTTCTGTACTCATTGTTGGTGGTGGGCAAGTTGGTGCAGAGCTTGGGCGTTTATTAAGCGAGGATAGAGAGGTTCGCTTTTTAGATTTAAATAGCGAAGTGGTGAGAAACCTCAAACATGCAGGTTTTATTGCAGTGCAAGGTAATGCTTTGGATCCATTGTATATGGAAGTGATTCATGCCGAAGAAATTGATACCGTCATAGCAATGACAGGTTCTTCTGATCATAACTTACATATTGCGCGTTTGGTACAAGAAAAGTTTCATGTTTCAGAAGTGTATGTAACTTTACAAGAAGGTGATGAGAAAAAACATAGTAGTTTAATTCATCAGTTGCAGGTTAGGCGTTTGTTTGCCAAGCCTTACACGTTTAGTTACTGGCATGATCAAGCTGTGCGTAAACGTTTGGTATTTGATACCCAAGTGGTTGAACCAGGCTCTAAACTGATTGGTTTAAAGATGAGTGAAGTGCGGATTCCACATGGGGTACAACCTTTGGCGGTGGTGCGTAATGGGCAGTCGCATATTATTCATGACGATTTGGTTTTGGAAGAAGGTGATGATATTTATGCCTTGCTTCGCCCTGAGCGGGTGAAAGAAGGACAAACGATTTTTACTGTGCCTACATCGGCAAGTTAA
- a CDS encoding RelA/SpoT family protein, whose product MSRIFEITEQIKTYMPKADVELVNRAYVFAAHAHARQRRSSGELYIIHPLGVAKNLVDLKLDVSSVVTGLLHDTVEDTHVTLEDIENRFGEEVARLVDGVTKVGKIHFISSEHKKAENFRKMIMATAKDLRVLLVKLADRLHNMETLGFMRPDKRKRIAIETMEIYAPLAHRLGIHWVAQRMEDLSFQHAEPEAYQALHQKLEGKLDFLVETKRRLAGIIQEALHRQGIDAQVQGRMKNMYSLHQKMQRKRLDFDEIYDFMAFRVIVDDTPACYHVLGIIHSLYRPVPGRFKDYIALPKPNGYQSLHTAVIGPDNFRIEVQVRTETMHHYAEDGVASHWIYKANESKNGGDTELEGFQWLKQLAETLHTAENPGEFLENVRLDLFVKEVYVFSRDGDLFALPRGSTALDFAYAIHTDVGNHCMGVRINGEPAEFSQTLYNGDEIEVLTSPEQTPSGKWLKIVKTSRAKQQIRYWLRGQEKEEAIRLGSHMLHNALGDFTIRHDVLQFAGCKDDVELKEKVGRGELEVSTLFKYLNKDISHSFIRKPFAEAKMHAASCCYPIPGDSVAGVFESGHGFIVHDIHCKVLQKLEDKSVDVDWQPTESCLYNTGIEVFCQNERGSLSLVTACLAEQNANIEDLKIEQRPGSLSSLYILLEVEDRLHLSRIFKALRALPHVSRVHRHHNESLQGQRVKGRFGSVFRSVASLGQSIRRTFVEKTIRRKKK is encoded by the coding sequence ATGAGTCGCATTTTTGAAATAACCGAACAAATCAAAACTTATATGCCCAAAGCTGACGTGGAGTTGGTGAATCGGGCATATGTTTTTGCTGCTCACGCCCATGCACGGCAACGCCGTAGTTCGGGTGAATTGTATATTATTCATCCTTTGGGTGTGGCAAAAAATCTTGTTGATTTAAAGCTTGATGTAAGCTCTGTGGTCACGGGTTTATTGCATGATACGGTGGAAGACACCCATGTTACCCTAGAAGATATTGAAAATCGTTTTGGTGAAGAAGTCGCCCGTTTGGTGGATGGTGTTACCAAAGTGGGTAAAATTCATTTTATCTCATCCGAACATAAAAAAGCAGAAAACTTCCGCAAAATGATTATGGCAACCGCCAAAGACTTGCGTGTATTGTTGGTTAAACTGGCAGACCGATTGCATAACATGGAAACACTTGGTTTTATGCGACCAGATAAACGCAAGCGTATTGCCATTGAAACCATGGAAATTTATGCACCGCTGGCACACCGCCTTGGCATCCATTGGGTGGCACAGCGCATGGAAGATTTATCTTTTCAACATGCAGAGCCTGAAGCTTATCAAGCATTGCATCAAAAACTGGAAGGCAAGCTGGACTTCTTGGTGGAAACCAAAAGGCGGTTAGCTGGTATTATCCAAGAAGCATTACACAGACAAGGTATTGATGCGCAAGTACAAGGGCGCATGAAAAACATGTATAGCTTGCATCAGAAAATGCAGCGTAAACGTCTTGATTTTGATGAGATTTATGATTTCATGGCATTTCGGGTGATTGTTGACGATACACCTGCTTGTTACCATGTTTTAGGTATTATCCACAGCTTATACAGACCAGTACCGGGTCGATTTAAAGATTATATTGCTTTGCCTAAACCCAATGGTTACCAGTCGTTGCATACAGCGGTGATTGGTCCTGATAATTTTCGTATTGAAGTGCAAGTGCGTACAGAAACCATGCACCATTATGCTGAAGATGGTGTGGCTTCACATTGGATTTATAAAGCCAATGAATCAAAGAATGGTGGCGATACCGAATTAGAAGGTTTCCAATGGTTAAAACAACTTGCAGAAACCTTACACACGGCTGAAAATCCTGGTGAGTTTCTTGAAAATGTACGTTTGGACTTGTTTGTTAAAGAAGTTTATGTGTTTTCACGTGATGGTGATTTGTTTGCCTTGCCGCGGGGTAGCACAGCTTTAGACTTTGCTTATGCCATTCATACTGATGTGGGTAACCATTGTATGGGTGTGCGCATCAATGGCGAACCTGCTGAATTTAGCCAAACATTATACAATGGTGATGAAATTGAGGTGTTAACCAGCCCTGAGCAAACACCATCGGGTAAATGGTTGAAAATTGTAAAAACATCACGCGCCAAACAGCAAATACGGTATTGGTTGCGTGGTCAAGAAAAGGAAGAAGCGATTCGTTTGGGTAGCCATATGTTACACAATGCTTTGGGTGACTTTACCATACGTCATGATGTGTTGCAGTTTGCAGGTTGCAAGGATGATGTGGAGCTTAAAGAAAAAGTTGGCCGTGGTGAGTTAGAGGTCAGTACACTATTTAAGTATTTAAACAAGGATATTTCACATTCTTTTATCCGTAAACCTTTTGCCGAAGCCAAAATGCATGCTGCCAGCTGTTGTTATCCAATTCCTGGCGATAGTGTGGCTGGTGTATTTGAGTCTGGTCATGGTTTTATTGTGCATGACATCCATTGTAAGGTCTTACAAAAATTAGAAGATAAATCAGTAGATGTAGACTGGCAGCCAACAGAATCTTGTTTATATAACACGGGTATTGAAGTTTTTTGTCAAAATGAAAGGGGCTCGCTCAGTTTGGTTACAGCTTGTCTTGCCGAGCAGAATGCAAATATTGAAGACTTGAAAATTGAACAACGACCGGGTTCTTTATCATCGTTGTACATCTTGCTTGAAGTTGAAGATAGACTGCATTTGTCTCGTATTTTTAAAGCTTTACGTGCCTTGCCTCATGTGTCACGCGTGCATAGACATCACAATGAATCTTTACAAGGTCAGCGAGTGAAAGGGCGATTCGGTTCGGTATTCCGCAGTGTTGCCTCTTTAGGTCAGTCCATTCGCCGAACATTTGTAGAAAAAACGATAAGAAGGAAAAAGAAATGA
- the rpoZ gene encoding DNA-directed RNA polymerase subunit omega — MARVTIEDCVRYYPNRFEMVVLAARRARQLQNGMPSVLEDEGHKPAVQALKELGEGYVSWENVFELEEQERLQAQAQEDIAE; from the coding sequence ATGGCTCGCGTTACTATTGAAGATTGTGTACGTTATTATCCTAACCGCTTTGAAATGGTTGTATTAGCGGCGCGTCGTGCCCGCCAGTTGCAAAATGGTATGCCAAGTGTGCTTGAAGATGAAGGACACAAACCTGCGGTTCAAGCCCTTAAAGAGCTTGGTGAAGGTTATGTATCTTGGGAGAATGTATTTGAGCTTGAAGAGCAAGAGCGTTTGCAAGCACAAGCCCAAGAAGATATTGCTGAGTAA